A genomic region of Methanosarcina thermophila TM-1 contains the following coding sequences:
- a CDS encoding TATA-box-binding protein, with protein sequence MSESSIKIENVVASTKLAEEFDLNVIESEFEGAEYNKQKFPGLVYRVSDPKAAFLVFTSGKVVCTGAKNVDDVHTVIGNMAKKLNSIGIKTVENPQITVQNIVASADLHTILNLNAIAIGLGLENIEYEPEQFPGLVYRIDEPKVVVLIFSSGKLVVTGGKSPEDCERGVEVVRQQLDNMGLL encoded by the coding sequence ATGAGCGAATCTAGCATCAAGATCGAAAATGTGGTTGCATCCACCAAACTCGCTGAAGAATTCGACTTAAATGTTATTGAATCCGAGTTCGAAGGAGCTGAGTACAACAAGCAGAAGTTCCCCGGACTCGTTTACAGGGTGTCGGATCCTAAAGCTGCATTCCTGGTCTTTACTTCCGGCAAGGTTGTATGTACAGGGGCAAAAAACGTTGATGATGTACATACAGTTATAGGCAATATGGCGAAAAAGCTGAACAGTATCGGGATCAAGACCGTTGAGAACCCCCAGATAACTGTCCAGAACATCGTTGCTTCCGCAGACTTGCATACTATTTTGAACCTGAATGCAATTGCAATAGGGCTTGGGCTTGAAAATATCGAATACGAACCTGAGCAGTTCCCAGGTCTTGTGTACAGAATTGATGAGCCCAAAGTAGTTGTGCTTATCTTCAGTTCCGGAAAACTGGTAGTTACAGGCGGCAAGTCTCCTGAAGATTGCGAGAGAGGCGTAGAAGTCGTCCGCCAGCAGCTAGACAACATGGGACTTCTGTAA
- the scpB gene encoding SMC-Scp complex subunit ScpB — MSELEIIEAALFVAGRAVSLEKLAKIAGKPKKTVLSAVKELIEAYSSRRSGIEILDLGERYVMQVKPEYSELMREIAPKELSAPKLRTLSMIAYHQPLLQSDLIAMRGSVAYDHIKDLIERGFVKSVPCGRSRQLSTTPLFADYFGLKRNDPKAIREKILELLRSQGGQSEISHWIGKKTIIVTPMYESLMDMCGIKEYFVTNAYSPSKEEISHLLEADVVVISAGYSDTVRQYCDGKILEVHSTTFEDLIDALNLLVEELPDEVDLKTVENNIKKIRETRERYVSSAVLIKKKVKPATKMVSRIVNDLSLGISADGILIAPDYGVSKSGVKIEKGAQILIPTHRSVEGDLLQRVSAKYDSILEGLKKFDN; from the coding sequence ATGAGTGAGCTTGAGATTATCGAAGCCGCACTTTTTGTTGCTGGCAGGGCAGTAAGCCTCGAAAAGCTTGCTAAAATTGCAGGGAAACCAAAAAAAACTGTTCTATCGGCAGTGAAAGAGCTGATAGAAGCATATTCTTCCCGCAGATCCGGAATCGAAATCCTTGATCTTGGGGAGCGTTATGTCATGCAGGTCAAGCCCGAATATTCCGAACTCATGCGAGAAATCGCCCCAAAGGAGCTTTCAGCCCCCAAACTCCGCACTCTTTCAATGATTGCCTATCATCAGCCCCTGCTCCAGTCAGACCTCATTGCCATGAGAGGAAGCGTAGCTTATGACCATATAAAGGATCTTATAGAGCGAGGCTTTGTGAAGTCTGTGCCCTGTGGGAGAAGCAGACAGCTTTCAACAACTCCTCTTTTTGCCGACTATTTCGGGCTCAAAAGAAATGACCCAAAGGCCATAAGAGAGAAAATCCTTGAACTTTTGAGATCCCAGGGAGGACAAAGTGAAATCAGCCACTGGATAGGGAAGAAGACTATTATCGTGACTCCAATGTATGAGTCTCTCATGGATATGTGTGGAATCAAGGAATACTTCGTAACCAATGCTTATTCACCTTCAAAGGAGGAAATTTCTCACTTACTTGAAGCCGACGTGGTTGTGATCTCGGCAGGTTATTCCGATACTGTACGGCAGTATTGTGACGGAAAAATCCTTGAGGTGCATTCAACAACCTTTGAAGACCTTATAGATGCACTTAATCTACTTGTAGAAGAACTTCCGGATGAAGTGGATCTCAAAACTGTCGAAAATAATATTAAGAAAATTCGAGAAACCAGGGAAAGATACGTTTCTTCTGCTGTCCTTATCAAGAAAAAGGTAAAACCGGCAACTAAGATGGTTTCAAGAATCGTAAATGATCTCTCCCTCGGAATTTCCGCAGATGGAATTCTTATTGCTCCTGATTATGGGGTTTCAAAAAGTGGGGTTAAAATTGAAAAAGGAGCTCAGATTCTGATTCCTACCCACCGCAGTGTTGAGGGTGATCTACTCCAGAGAGTCAGTGCAAAATATGATTCTATTCTTGAAGGTCTTAAAAAGTTTGATAACTGA
- a CDS encoding segregation/condensation protein A, with translation MAELMDNGGAALEVPRLQAHTTHESENNSLFANPETYGLPTTLSCLGIDWNLLDISEFETYEPLGILVELARDGKIDPWDIDIVQLTDSFLRRVEELKQMDLRISSRTLLYSAILLRMKSSNILEVDTEEVDTFEPDFPDDPDFPEPEEFPVPKLPVRRISTRPVTLNELILELKKAERNLSRKKEKKASKGSEEPDPHPQLTTGDVLGIAHEEAINSRLAIIWSKLSELFTKQSVVEFSSLIESSDDKVMDYLSLLFLASNRKIWLFQDELFEELYIYPGEESGFSTEANPSLFHEMRLKSKAELSKP, from the coding sequence ATGGCTGAACTTATGGATAACGGGGGAGCAGCGCTTGAAGTTCCGCGGCTTCAGGCTCATACGACTCATGAATCCGAAAACAACTCTCTTTTTGCAAATCCTGAAACTTATGGGCTGCCAACCACTCTTTCTTGCCTTGGAATTGATTGGAATCTCCTTGATATTTCAGAATTTGAGACTTACGAGCCTCTGGGTATACTTGTTGAACTCGCACGGGACGGAAAGATCGATCCCTGGGATATAGATATCGTACAGCTTACTGACAGTTTTCTGAGAAGAGTGGAAGAGCTCAAACAGATGGATCTGAGAATCTCCTCAAGGACGCTTCTTTATTCTGCAATTCTCCTGCGTATGAAATCTTCGAATATCCTCGAGGTAGATACGGAAGAGGTCGATACGTTTGAACCGGATTTCCCTGACGATCCCGATTTTCCTGAACCTGAGGAGTTTCCCGTTCCTAAGCTTCCTGTCCGCCGGATTTCCACAAGGCCAGTAACACTCAATGAATTGATTCTTGAACTCAAAAAAGCCGAAAGAAATCTTTCCAGAAAAAAAGAGAAAAAAGCCAGCAAGGGCTCAGAAGAACCCGATCCTCATCCCCAGCTTACTACCGGGGACGTTCTGGGGATTGCTCACGAAGAAGCCATTAATTCACGGCTGGCTATTATATGGTCAAAGCTCTCAGAGCTATTTACAAAGCAGTCTGTAGTAGAGTTCTCCAGTCTCATTGAATCAAGTGATGACAAGGTTATGGATTATCTTTCCCTTCTCTTCCTTGCTTCAAACAGGAAGATCTGGCTTTTTCAGGACGAACTTTTTGAGGAATTATATATCTATCCTGGAGAAGAGTCTGGATTTTCCACGGAAGCTAACCCATCTCTTTTCCACGAGATGAGGTTAAAATCAAAAGCTGAACTTTCGAAACCTTAA
- the smc gene encoding chromosome segregation protein SMC produces MYIKEIEFVNFKSFGKKVKIPFYNDFTTISGPNGSGKSNIIDGILFALGLTSSRTLRAERLTDLIYNGDAAKKPDFAQVTIRFDNSDRKLPLDLDEIEISRKVRRTKSGYYSYFYFNGKAVSLGELHSQLAKAGITPEGYNVVMQGDVTQIISMTPVERRKIVDEIAGVAEFDERKQKALEELEFVRQQIERVDIILEEVRAQLGKLAGERDQALKYQALKAEKTKFEGYVLLSKLKDARAELRNVDKELAGKEEHLEKVQLVLNERVQELQALEETLEKLSLEIQKKGEDEQLQVKREIEEIKGEISRCVDSIEFSESELEEMDSRRRKAFVEIDSTKGKVRELEEKIEAEILRKDSISSELSERKTERMLLHSRIADIDAKFAATRDELMAARKNLEDAKNEKNELIRTEDRLLDSLRRKSSEIREIENQIQDAEAAVASSDSDTLSVKYELEKLSESLESLILDRDDIESSHFRIKEDIRKLENRLHNLQQEYTITEARVRASEQGGGYSRAVEMVIGAARQKELLGIHGTIAQLGKVDRQYSTALEIAAGNRMQAIVVDTDADAAEAIEYLKRRKGGRATFLPLNKMRESRRLEDLSYESGVIGYAIDLIEFDPLFEPAFWYVFQDTLVMENLESARRLIGKVRMVTLEGELLEKSGAMVGGSISSKSGISFAAAEKDKLLELAEEIRSLDASRNAAISKQDSIESHLFELNRKIRDCEAMISRKEQQLEEIAGREAKLAELLEAKQADLKAIEEARAELKAEMDRVIAEKAEKEKAVSEFEAQISELEAKLADSPLPEINKKIGFVDEEIRRLEGRIRDTEATLNALQLEKEYAEQKIAEAKELIRELDEKKASRLEKINSLKIKIKEFEKKLEEKKARELELSNELIGLQKERESVQAEHSAVKRRVSTASTTLEKVKQQVLTLTATRNALFDQEKQLVEEILKRGIEETDEVPNYETVYMRIQAIDEALRQLEPVNMRAIDEYNEVELRLSDLQGKRDTLFTEREQLLERIDQYEKLKRDAFMDAYTSINANFKEIFHELSDGMGELILENPDDPFAGGMTLRAQPKEKPLQRIEAMSGGEKSLTALAFIFAIQQYRPAPFYAFDEIDMFLDGWNVERVSRRVKASGSKVQFIVVSLRKPMIQAASRTIGVTMQENNLTSITGVKLNG; encoded by the coding sequence GTGTATATAAAAGAGATTGAATTTGTTAACTTTAAGTCCTTCGGAAAAAAAGTAAAGATCCCCTTTTATAATGACTTTACCACGATTTCCGGTCCTAACGGAAGTGGAAAGTCTAACATAATAGATGGAATTCTCTTTGCACTCGGGCTTACCAGTTCAAGGACTCTTCGGGCTGAAAGGCTGACTGATCTGATTTACAATGGTGATGCGGCGAAAAAGCCTGATTTTGCCCAGGTTACAATTCGTTTTGACAATTCTGACCGCAAGTTACCTCTGGACCTTGATGAGATTGAAATCTCACGAAAAGTCCGTCGAACAAAAAGCGGATATTACAGCTATTTTTACTTCAATGGAAAAGCCGTAAGCCTTGGAGAACTCCATTCCCAGCTTGCTAAAGCAGGAATAACGCCTGAAGGGTACAATGTGGTCATGCAGGGAGATGTAACTCAAATTATCTCCATGACTCCTGTAGAAAGAAGAAAAATTGTCGATGAAATCGCAGGTGTCGCAGAATTTGACGAACGTAAGCAAAAGGCACTTGAGGAACTTGAGTTTGTAAGGCAGCAAATTGAACGTGTGGATATAATCCTTGAAGAAGTACGCGCCCAATTAGGAAAACTGGCTGGGGAGCGTGATCAGGCATTAAAATACCAGGCTCTTAAGGCTGAGAAGACCAAATTTGAGGGATATGTCCTGCTTTCCAAGCTCAAGGATGCAAGGGCTGAACTGCGCAATGTAGATAAGGAACTTGCAGGCAAAGAAGAGCATCTTGAGAAAGTCCAGCTCGTCCTGAACGAGAGAGTGCAGGAACTTCAGGCTCTTGAGGAAACCCTGGAAAAACTTTCCCTTGAAATCCAGAAAAAAGGAGAAGATGAGCAACTTCAGGTTAAGAGAGAAATTGAGGAGATAAAGGGAGAGATCTCACGCTGTGTAGATAGTATCGAGTTTTCTGAGTCCGAACTTGAGGAAATGGACTCAAGACGCAGGAAAGCTTTTGTAGAAATCGATTCCACCAAGGGCAAGGTCAGGGAACTTGAGGAAAAAATCGAAGCAGAGATCCTGAGAAAAGACAGTATCTCCTCAGAACTTTCCGAGCGCAAAACCGAACGTATGCTGCTTCATAGCAGGATCGCGGATATTGACGCAAAGTTCGCTGCTACACGGGATGAGCTCATGGCAGCCAGGAAGAACCTTGAGGATGCAAAAAACGAGAAAAATGAGCTTATCCGAACTGAGGATCGGCTCCTTGATTCCCTCAGAAGAAAATCTTCGGAAATCCGGGAGATCGAAAACCAGATCCAGGATGCTGAAGCTGCAGTTGCTTCATCTGACAGTGACACGCTTTCTGTAAAGTATGAGCTTGAAAAGCTTTCTGAAAGTCTGGAATCCCTTATTCTTGACCGGGATGATATTGAAAGCAGCCATTTCAGGATAAAAGAAGATATCAGGAAACTTGAAAACAGGCTTCATAACCTTCAGCAGGAGTACACAATCACGGAAGCAAGAGTGAGAGCCTCAGAACAGGGAGGTGGTTATTCAAGGGCTGTAGAGATGGTAATAGGGGCTGCAAGGCAGAAGGAGCTTCTCGGAATTCATGGAACCATTGCCCAGCTTGGAAAAGTTGACAGGCAGTACTCAACAGCCCTTGAGATTGCTGCAGGAAATCGGATGCAGGCAATTGTTGTGGATACGGACGCTGATGCAGCCGAAGCAATCGAGTACCTGAAGCGCAGAAAAGGAGGACGGGCTACTTTCCTTCCCCTCAACAAGATGAGAGAATCCCGACGGCTTGAAGACCTGAGTTATGAAAGTGGGGTAATAGGGTATGCAATTGACCTTATTGAATTCGATCCCCTTTTTGAGCCTGCTTTCTGGTATGTTTTCCAGGATACACTTGTTATGGAAAACCTTGAGAGTGCTCGCCGCCTTATTGGAAAGGTGAGAATGGTCACCCTTGAAGGCGAACTTCTGGAAAAAAGTGGAGCAATGGTAGGAGGGTCAATTTCCTCTAAGTCGGGAATTTCCTTTGCTGCTGCGGAAAAAGATAAGCTCCTTGAACTTGCAGAGGAGATCCGATCCCTGGATGCAAGCCGGAATGCAGCTATAAGTAAACAGGACAGCATTGAAAGTCACCTTTTTGAGTTAAACCGGAAAATCCGGGACTGTGAGGCTATGATTTCACGCAAGGAGCAGCAGCTTGAGGAGATTGCAGGCAGGGAGGCAAAACTTGCTGAACTTCTTGAAGCCAAGCAGGCTGACCTCAAAGCAATTGAGGAGGCCAGGGCAGAACTCAAGGCTGAAATGGACAGAGTGATTGCGGAAAAAGCAGAGAAGGAAAAAGCTGTATCAGAATTTGAGGCTCAGATTTCAGAGCTTGAAGCAAAACTTGCTGATTCTCCCCTGCCTGAAATCAATAAAAAAATCGGGTTTGTTGATGAGGAAATCCGCCGGCTTGAGGGCAGAATTCGGGATACTGAGGCTACCCTTAACGCACTGCAACTTGAAAAAGAGTATGCTGAACAGAAGATTGCTGAAGCGAAGGAACTTATCCGGGAACTTGATGAAAAGAAAGCTTCAAGACTGGAGAAAATTAACTCCCTGAAGATAAAAATAAAAGAATTTGAGAAAAAACTTGAGGAAAAGAAAGCCAGAGAGCTTGAACTCTCGAACGAGCTAATAGGGCTCCAGAAAGAGCGGGAAAGCGTTCAGGCTGAACACAGTGCCGTCAAACGCAGGGTGAGTACTGCTTCAACTACCCTTGAGAAGGTAAAGCAGCAGGTGCTTACGCTCACAGCTACGAGAAATGCCCTCTTTGACCAGGAAAAGCAATTAGTTGAAGAAATCCTGAAAAGAGGCATAGAGGAAACTGATGAGGTTCCGAATTACGAAACCGTTTACATGCGGATTCAGGCAATCGATGAGGCTCTCAGGCAGCTTGAGCCCGTGAACATGAGGGCGATTGATGAGTATAATGAAGTAGAACTCAGGCTTTCGGATTTGCAGGGAAAGCGTGACACTCTCTTTACTGAACGAGAGCAGCTTCTTGAGCGCATTGACCAGTATGAGAAGTTAAAACGGGACGCGTTTATGGATGCTTATACAAGCATAAATGCCAATTTCAAAGAAATTTTTCATGAACTCTCCGACGGCATGGGCGAGCTTATACTTGAAAATCCTGATGACCCTTTTGCAGGAGGGATGACTCTCCGGGCTCAACCAAAGGAAAAACCCCTCCAGCGGATCGAAGCCATGTCTGGAGGAGAAAAAAGCCTTACCGCCCTTGCCTTCATTTTCGCCATCCAGCAATACCGTCCTGCTCCTTTCTATGCTTTTGATGAGATTGATATGTTTCTGGACGGCTGGAATGTTGAAAGGGTTTCAAGGCGTGTAAAAGCCTCAGGATCGAAAGTCCAGTTTATTGTTGTATCTTTAAGAAAACCGATGATTCAGGCTGCGTCAAGGACAATAGGGGTTACGATGCAGGAAAATAATCTTACGAGCATTACCGGAGTGAAGCTCAATGGCTGA
- the feoB gene encoding ferrous iron transport protein B → MIGISSSCCTSESGDKNKGPYDMTIAFIGNPSVGKSVFFSRLTGVGVEVSNYPGTTVALKRGIVKAKGKTIEVVDLPGIYSLGTTNEDEKVTKRFLIEERPDIIVNVVDASRLERNLYLTLQLLELDIPMVIALNQVDLAADLGILVDADGLSELLGLPVVPTVATWGVGLDDVMLVALEEQGKTQEHHRVGYSPLIRQALSSLDYAFPDVPPIVKTASLLDDAEFVELCCMPPEANALLSFARRLRQNLEKEHGISVPETVARDLYGEAGYIVDSVVSRFAPKKSLRDKIDVILTSPHFGIAVLISSLLLTFLLVFRVGGFLETWIVDEVFEPYVIQPAEALTSDMSPILRNLIMYSLRGVEAGFAIAIPYIAVFYAILSIFEDSGYLTRAAFLLDNLAHKLGLHGRAVIPLVLGFGCNVPAIMAVHALGTRREKRIASVLISLVPCSARTVIILGLVGTFVGFWPAVSIYILEMFIIVSLGWILGRGLPGQRSGFIMEMTPLRKPGLKSTIKKTWMKSREFVYIAFPLLLIGSAFLGVADALGLLSIFQDFVEPISVGLLGLPSFAVTALVFGILRKEMALQILAVLAGTANFAAVLTPVQMYQFAVITTIYIPCVATIAVLKHELGTKDTALIVSFTILLALCMGILIRIFGPFFL, encoded by the coding sequence GTGATCGGAATTTCCAGCTCATGTTGCACTTCCGAAAGTGGAGATAAGAACAAAGGTCCCTATGATATGACAATTGCTTTCATAGGGAATCCAAGCGTTGGAAAAAGCGTTTTTTTTAGCAGGCTTACCGGGGTAGGTGTTGAAGTCTCGAATTATCCTGGCACGACAGTTGCACTTAAGAGAGGAATTGTAAAAGCCAAAGGGAAGACTATTGAAGTTGTTGACCTGCCAGGCATTTACTCCCTTGGGACTACAAACGAAGACGAGAAGGTAACCAAGAGATTTCTGATTGAGGAGCGGCCAGATATTATCGTTAATGTCGTTGATGCGAGCAGGCTTGAGAGGAATCTGTACCTGACCCTTCAGCTTCTAGAACTCGATATTCCTATGGTTATTGCGTTAAATCAGGTGGATCTGGCTGCAGACCTTGGGATTCTCGTTGATGCTGACGGACTCTCTGAACTGCTTGGTTTGCCTGTAGTGCCAACTGTAGCTACCTGGGGGGTAGGACTCGATGACGTAATGCTTGTAGCCCTTGAAGAACAGGGTAAGACTCAGGAACATCACAGGGTAGGATACAGCCCGTTGATCCGCCAGGCTCTTTCCAGCCTGGACTATGCTTTTCCCGATGTTCCTCCAATCGTAAAAACAGCATCTCTTCTGGATGATGCGGAGTTTGTAGAACTCTGCTGTATGCCACCTGAAGCTAACGCGCTGCTCTCTTTTGCCCGGAGATTAAGGCAGAATCTGGAGAAAGAACATGGAATTTCGGTGCCTGAAACTGTTGCAAGAGATCTTTATGGGGAAGCCGGATATATTGTGGACAGCGTGGTTTCAAGGTTCGCACCTAAAAAAAGTTTGAGGGATAAAATAGATGTTATCCTTACCTCCCCTCACTTTGGAATTGCTGTACTTATATCTTCCCTGCTCCTTACTTTCCTTCTTGTTTTTCGGGTAGGAGGTTTCCTTGAAACCTGGATTGTAGATGAAGTCTTTGAGCCTTACGTGATCCAGCCTGCCGAAGCCTTAACTTCAGATATGTCACCTATTCTGAGAAACCTGATCATGTATTCTCTCAGGGGGGTAGAAGCCGGATTTGCGATTGCAATCCCTTATATTGCAGTCTTTTACGCCATTCTTTCCATATTCGAAGATTCGGGCTATCTTACCAGGGCAGCTTTTCTGCTGGATAATCTCGCGCACAAGCTCGGGCTTCATGGAAGAGCCGTAATCCCTCTTGTTCTTGGCTTTGGCTGCAATGTTCCTGCAATTATGGCAGTGCATGCTCTTGGTACACGGCGGGAAAAGAGAATTGCTTCCGTTCTTATTTCCCTTGTTCCCTGCTCTGCAAGAACGGTTATCATCCTTGGGCTTGTAGGAACATTCGTAGGCTTCTGGCCTGCAGTTTCAATATATATTCTTGAGATGTTTATCATTGTCAGCCTGGGATGGATTCTGGGAAGAGGTCTTCCAGGTCAGAGAAGTGGGTTTATCATGGAAATGACTCCTCTCAGGAAACCTGGACTGAAATCTACCATCAAGAAAACATGGATGAAGAGCCGAGAGTTTGTCTACATTGCTTTTCCACTTCTGCTCATCGGAAGTGCTTTTCTAGGAGTTGCTGATGCCCTTGGACTTCTTTCCATCTTTCAGGACTTTGTCGAGCCCATATCTGTAGGTCTGTTGGGGCTTCCATCATTTGCGGTAACAGCTCTGGTCTTTGGAATCCTTCGAAAAGAAATGGCTCTTCAGATCCTTGCCGTACTTGCAGGTACAGCTAACTTTGCAGCTGTATTAACCCCTGTTCAGATGTACCAGTTTGCTGTAATTACAACCATCTATATTCCCTGTGTGGCAACAATTGCAGTACTGAAGCACGAGCTTGGAACAAAGGATACTGCTCTGATAGTTTCCTTTACAATATTACTGGCTCTCTGTATGGGTATCCTCATACGGATTTTTGGTCCTTTTTTCCTTTAA
- a CDS encoding metal-dependent transcriptional regulator, with translation MNIDRFEEYLETILYLIRKNKGPAKTKQISEELNVSPPSVTEMIKKLYSSGLVEYTPYQGVELTEKGTDQAIKIKRKHQVLETFLVDVLDFDRRDAHKEACELEHAVSDAVLERLYKFLGSPEYCPDGNPINLDKNNIRRDEKFIPLDEMEEGSSGKVARVALPKETKERLISLGILTGEDIEVRRKQKQGCISVMAVGSEIALGRDIAKKIFVSPKSKSV, from the coding sequence ATGAACATTGATAGATTTGAAGAATATCTTGAGACTATCCTCTATCTTATTAGAAAGAACAAGGGACCTGCAAAGACCAAACAGATCTCTGAAGAACTCAATGTATCTCCGCCGAGCGTGACGGAGATGATAAAAAAGTTATATTCTTCGGGACTTGTGGAGTATACACCTTATCAAGGAGTCGAATTGACCGAAAAAGGAACTGACCAGGCTATTAAGATTAAAAGAAAGCATCAGGTGCTTGAAACTTTCCTGGTTGACGTCCTGGATTTCGATAGGAGGGATGCCCATAAAGAAGCTTGCGAGCTTGAGCATGCAGTATCTGATGCCGTACTTGAGAGGCTCTACAAGTTCCTTGGAAGTCCAGAGTACTGCCCTGATGGAAACCCTATCAATCTTGACAAAAATAACATCAGACGAGATGAGAAGTTCATCCCACTTGACGAGATGGAAGAGGGAAGTTCAGGTAAAGTAGCGCGGGTAGCCCTCCCCAAGGAAACAAAGGAACGTCTGATCTCCCTCGGTATTCTTACCGGAGAAGATATTGAGGTAAGGCGCAAGCAAAAACAGGGTTGTATCTCGGTCATGGCAGTAGGATCAGAAATTGCCCTTGGAAGAGACATTGCAAAGAAAATTTTCGTATCTCCTAAAAGCAAAAGCGTGTAA
- a CDS encoding N-acetyltransferase, with amino-acid sequence MIRKARVDDVVAMKQIINIYSKEELMLPRSLSEMYENIRDYYVCEIDGEVVGCCALHVVWEDLAEILALAVNPKCARKGIGTKLVLACLEDAENLGMKEVFALTYVPEFFETLGFKIVDKNSLPRKIWSGCLKCPKFPDCNEVAVLKSINS; translated from the coding sequence TTGATCAGGAAAGCCAGGGTAGATGATGTTGTTGCAATGAAGCAGATCATCAATATTTATTCTAAGGAAGAGCTAATGCTCCCCCGCTCACTGAGTGAGATGTACGAAAATATCAGAGATTATTACGTCTGTGAGATTGACGGAGAGGTTGTGGGTTGCTGTGCCCTGCATGTAGTATGGGAAGACCTTGCAGAGATACTTGCCCTTGCCGTGAATCCCAAGTGTGCTAGAAAAGGAATAGGTACAAAGCTTGTCTTAGCCTGCCTTGAGGATGCTGAAAATCTTGGCATGAAGGAAGTTTTTGCACTTACTTACGTGCCTGAATTTTTCGAAACTCTGGGCTTCAAGATTGTAGATAAGAATAGCCTTCCCAGGAAGATCTGGTCCGGTTGTCTGAAATGCCCCAAGTTTCCGGATTGTAATGAAGTTGCTGTTCTGAAATCGATCAATTCCTGA
- a CDS encoding biotin transporter BioY produces MMVFASLFAALTAAGAYIQIPVPFSPVPVTLQVFFVLLAGSMLKSKWGGLSMIVYTLLGIAGLPVFAGGTSGMGVLLGPTGGYIIGFILAAYIIGKLSEKVESAGKSSFFVNALNMSTAIFVIYACGYIQLMLVAEIDPRTAFILGVIPFLPGEVVKTAVAAYIASTYDL; encoded by the coding sequence ATGATGGTTTTCGCATCCCTTTTTGCGGCATTGACTGCTGCAGGAGCTTACATACAGATTCCTGTACCCTTCTCTCCTGTCCCTGTTACACTGCAGGTTTTCTTTGTCCTGCTTGCCGGAAGCATGTTGAAAAGCAAATGGGGAGGCTTGAGCATGATAGTGTATACCTTGCTCGGCATAGCAGGGCTTCCTGTGTTTGCAGGAGGTACTTCCGGAATGGGAGTGCTCCTCGGGCCAACAGGCGGATATATAATCGGCTTCATCCTGGCAGCTTATATAATAGGAAAGCTTTCAGAAAAGGTTGAAAGCGCTGGCAAATCCAGCTTCTTCGTTAATGCGCTTAACATGAGCACAGCAATCTTCGTTATCTATGCCTGCGGGTATATTCAATTGATGCTTGTAGCTGAAATTGATCCCAGAACAGCCTTTATTCTTGGTGTCATTCCATTTCTGCCTGGAGAAGTCGTAAAAACTGCAGTTGCGGCATATATTGCTTCAACTTATGATCTTTAA
- a CDS encoding energy-coupling factor transporter ATPase yields the protein MIRLEKVSYSYPDGTPALKNINLDIKKGEFIGVIGKNGSGKSTLALLISGLLRPQTGRVMIGGMDTCDPSKLKEIRKFVGIVFQNPETQFVGRTVEEDLAFGPENLCLPPVEIRKCVDMALAETKLEKYRYRSPKTLSGGQRQCAALAGVLAMKPECLIFDEVSSMLDPESGMAVLETIKKLHKKGKTIVYITHNLEELHDADRILVMEKGRVRLDGDPESVFSDTSLQSLGLALPSLTELAMKLRMHGVTIPWEKTSSPQNFAEEICRLFLKT from the coding sequence ATGATCAGGCTTGAAAAAGTAAGTTATAGTTATCCTGATGGCACCCCTGCGCTTAAGAATATAAATCTGGATATAAAAAAAGGAGAATTTATAGGGGTAATAGGGAAAAATGGCAGCGGAAAATCCACACTTGCCCTCCTGATTAGCGGGCTTCTGAGACCTCAAACTGGCAGGGTAATGATAGGGGGAATGGATACCTGTGACCCCTCAAAACTTAAGGAAATCCGAAAGTTTGTGGGTATTGTTTTCCAGAATCCTGAAACTCAATTTGTGGGCAGGACAGTTGAAGAAGATCTAGCTTTCGGACCAGAGAATCTCTGCCTTCCTCCTGTGGAAATCAGAAAATGTGTGGATATGGCGCTTGCTGAAACCAAGCTTGAAAAATACAGGTATCGATCTCCAAAAACGCTGAGTGGAGGGCAGAGACAGTGTGCGGCTCTGGCAGGAGTTCTTGCAATGAAACCTGAATGCCTTATTTTTGATGAGGTAAGTTCCATGCTGGATCCAGAGTCCGGAATGGCTGTCCTCGAAACCATAAAAAAATTACATAAAAAAGGAAAAACAATTGTATATATTACTCATAATCTCGAAGAACTCCATGACGCTGATAGAATTCTTGTCATGGAAAAAGGTAGAGTAAGGCTTGATGGAGACCCTGAAAGCGTTTTTTCTGATACCTCCCTCCAGAGCCTGGGACTTGCCCTGCCTTCCCTGACTGAGCTCGCCATGAAACTGAGAATGCATGGAGTAACAATCCCCTGGGAAAAAACCTCTTCCCCGCAAAACTTTGCAGAGGAAATATGCCGATTATTCTTGAAAACGTAA